The following proteins come from a genomic window of Pseudomonas sp. MAG733B:
- a CDS encoding heavy metal translocating P-type ATPase encodes MSDSLHSHKPDDACCGSKLKPVPKHVHGGHGDSCCSTKAEAPALIQLSEAPSADARLSRFRIEAMDCPTEQTLIQNKLSKLTGVQQLEFNLINRVLGVTHNLPGTAPIIDAIKSLGMQAEPLEQGVEAPAPAPEKKAWWPLALSGVGALVAEVIHFTSAAPNWVVAIIALASILSGGLGTYKKGWIALKNLNLNINALMSIAVTGAILIGQWPEAAMVMFLFTVAELIEAKSLDRARNAISGLMQMTPEQATVLQPDGSWVAQDVKAIELGARVRVRPGERIALDGEVLAGNSTIDQAPITGESLPVEKTIGDKVFAGTINQAGSLEYAVTAAANNSTLARIIHAVEQAQGARAPTQRFVDSFSKIYTPAVFILALAVAVIPPLFMDALWFDWIYRALVLLVVACPCALVISTPVTIVSGLAAVARKGILVKGGVYLESGHKLDYLALDKTGTITHGKPVQTDYLSLDPTADESAPAIAAALAARSDHPVSLAIANAAVDKQYAPLIVDNFEALGGRGVRGEINDQLYHLGNHRLVEELGLCSPALEEKLFALEKQGKSVVLLLDRSGPLALFAVADTVKESSREAIRQLHALGIKTLMLTGDNVHTAQAIAAQVGIDEAKGDLLPTDKLQAIEALYAKGHNVGMVGDGINDAPALARSEIGFAMAAAGTDTAIETADVALMDDDLRKIPAFIRLSRQTSSILKQNIALALVIKAIFLGVTFAGLATMWMAVFADMGVSLLVVFNGLRLLRK; translated from the coding sequence ATGAGCGATTCCCTGCACAGCCACAAACCTGACGATGCTTGCTGCGGCAGCAAGCTCAAGCCCGTGCCCAAACACGTACATGGCGGCCATGGTGATTCCTGTTGCTCGACGAAAGCCGAAGCGCCCGCGCTGATCCAGTTGAGCGAAGCGCCAAGCGCCGATGCGCGGCTGAGCCGTTTCCGCATTGAGGCCATGGACTGCCCGACCGAGCAGACGCTGATTCAGAACAAACTAAGCAAACTGACCGGGGTGCAGCAGCTGGAGTTCAATCTGATTAACCGCGTGCTCGGCGTGACTCACAACCTGCCGGGCACCGCGCCAATCATCGACGCCATCAAATCCCTGGGCATGCAGGCCGAGCCGCTGGAGCAGGGCGTCGAGGCACCGGCACCGGCCCCCGAGAAAAAAGCCTGGTGGCCATTGGCGTTGTCCGGCGTTGGTGCGTTGGTGGCTGAAGTGATCCACTTCACCAGTGCCGCGCCGAACTGGGTGGTGGCGATCATCGCACTGGCCTCGATCCTCAGCGGCGGCCTCGGCACCTATAAAAAGGGCTGGATTGCCCTGAAGAATCTCAATCTGAACATCAATGCGCTGATGAGCATTGCGGTAACCGGTGCGATCCTGATCGGTCAGTGGCCGGAAGCGGCGATGGTGATGTTCCTGTTCACCGTGGCCGAGTTGATCGAAGCCAAATCCCTGGACCGCGCGCGCAATGCCATCAGCGGCCTGATGCAGATGACACCGGAGCAAGCGACCGTATTGCAGCCCGATGGCAGTTGGGTGGCGCAAGACGTGAAAGCCATCGAGCTCGGTGCGCGGGTGCGGGTGCGTCCCGGCGAACGCATTGCGCTGGATGGTGAAGTATTGGCGGGCAACTCGACCATCGATCAGGCACCGATCACCGGTGAAAGCCTGCCCGTGGAAAAAACCATCGGCGACAAGGTGTTCGCTGGCACCATCAATCAGGCCGGTTCGCTGGAATATGCCGTAACGGCGGCAGCGAACAACTCGACCCTGGCGCGGATCATCCACGCGGTCGAGCAGGCCCAGGGCGCGCGGGCTCCAACCCAGCGCTTCGTCGACAGCTTCTCGAAAATCTACACGCCGGCCGTGTTTATCCTGGCGCTGGCGGTCGCGGTGATTCCACCGCTGTTCATGGATGCGTTGTGGTTCGACTGGATCTACCGCGCCTTGGTGTTGTTGGTCGTCGCCTGCCCCTGTGCACTGGTGATCTCGACGCCAGTGACCATCGTCAGCGGCCTCGCGGCGGTGGCGCGCAAAGGCATTCTGGTCAAGGGCGGCGTCTATCTGGAGAGTGGCCACAAGCTCGATTACCTGGCACTGGATAAAACCGGAACGATCACCCACGGCAAACCGGTGCAGACCGATTACCTGTCGTTGGACCCGACGGCGGACGAATCGGCCCCGGCCATTGCCGCCGCGCTGGCCGCACGTTCTGATCACCCGGTCTCGCTGGCCATCGCCAACGCAGCTGTGGATAAACAATACGCGCCGCTGATTGTGGATAACTTCGAAGCGCTGGGCGGTCGCGGGGTGCGCGGCGAGATCAACGACCAGCTCTACCATTTGGGCAACCACCGCTTGGTTGAAGAGTTGGGCCTGTGCTCGCCGGCATTGGAAGAAAAGCTCTTCGCGCTGGAAAAACAGGGCAAGTCCGTGGTGTTGCTGCTCGACCGCTCCGGCCCGCTGGCGCTGTTCGCCGTGGCTGACACGGTGAAGGAATCCAGCCGCGAAGCGATCCGGCAATTGCACGCCTTGGGCATCAAGACCCTGATGCTCACCGGCGATAACGTCCACACCGCGCAGGCGATTGCTGCGCAAGTCGGCATCGACGAGGCCAAGGGCGATCTGTTGCCCACCGACAAATTGCAGGCGATCGAAGCACTGTATGCGAAAGGGCATAACGTCGGCATGGTCGGCGATGGCATCAACGATGCGCCGGCGCTGGCCCGTTCCGAGATCGGTTTCGCCATGGCCGCCGCCGGCACCGATACCGCCATCGAAACCGCCGATGTTGCCCTGATGGACGACGATCTGCGCAAGATTCCGGCATTCATTCGCCTGTCGCGACAGACCTCCAGCATCCTCAAGCAGAACATTGCCCTGGCATTGGTCATCAAGGCGATCTTTCTTGGGGTAACCTTCGCCGGGCTCGCTACCATGTGGATGGCAGTGTTTGCCGACATGGGCGTGAGCCTGTTGGTGGTGTTCAATGGTTTGCGCCTGTTGCGCAAATAA
- the lgt gene encoding prolipoprotein diacylglyceryl transferase gives MLPYPQIDPVALAIGPLKIHWYGLMYLIGIGGAWLLASRRLNRFDPTWTKEKLSDMVFWMSMGVIVGGRLGYVLFYDLSAYLANPTLIFEVWKGGMSFHGGFIGVMLAALWFGKKNNKSFFQLMDFVAPMVPIGLGAGRIGNFINAELWGKPTDVPWAMVFPPFSDPAQLARHPSQLYQFALEGVALFLILWLFSRKPRPTMAVSGMFALFYGIFRFIVEFVRVPDAQLGYLAWNWLTMGQVLCVPMILGGLFLIWLAYHRAPATPAAAV, from the coding sequence ATGCTGCCTTACCCGCAGATCGACCCGGTGGCCCTGGCCATCGGTCCGCTGAAAATCCACTGGTACGGTCTGATGTACCTGATCGGCATCGGCGGCGCCTGGCTGCTGGCGTCCCGCCGGTTGAACCGCTTCGACCCGACCTGGACCAAGGAGAAACTCTCCGACATGGTGTTCTGGATGTCGATGGGGGTGATTGTCGGCGGTCGTCTGGGCTATGTGCTGTTCTACGATCTGAGCGCCTACCTCGCCAACCCGACGCTGATCTTCGAAGTGTGGAAGGGCGGCATGTCATTCCATGGCGGCTTCATCGGCGTGATGCTGGCGGCGTTGTGGTTCGGGAAAAAGAACAACAAATCGTTCTTCCAGCTCATGGACTTCGTTGCACCGATGGTGCCGATCGGCCTGGGCGCCGGGCGCATTGGTAACTTCATCAACGCCGAGTTGTGGGGCAAGCCGACCGACGTGCCGTGGGCGATGGTTTTCCCGCCGTTCAGCGATCCGGCGCAGCTCGCGCGTCACCCGTCGCAGCTGTATCAGTTTGCGCTGGAAGGCGTGGCACTGTTCCTGATCCTGTGGCTGTTCTCGCGCAAACCGCGGCCAACCATGGCGGTATCGGGGATGTTCGCGCTGTTCTACGGCATTTTCCGTTTCATCGTCGAATTCGTTCGCGTGCCGGACGCGCAACTGGGCTATCTGGCCTGGAACTGGCTGACCATGGGTCAGGTGCTGTGCGTGCCGATGATCCTCGGCGGGCTGTTCCTGATCTGGCTGGCGTATCACCGCGCCCCGGCGACTCCAGCGGCAGCCGTATAA
- a CDS encoding sulfite exporter TauE/SafE family protein, with protein MEFLLYLALGACAGVLAGLFGVGGGIIIVPVLVFSFTLQGFDASILTHLAVGTSLATIIFTSVNAVREHHRRGAVRWPIFVWMTVGILIGAGFGALTAEAISGPNLQKIIGVFALVIAVQLALEVKPKASRTVPGKVGLTVAGTVIGWASAIFGIGGGSLTVPFLTWRSVPMQQAVATSSACGLPIALASALSFMILGWHDPLLPAHSLGFIYLPALLGIALTSMVFARIGARLAHRLSPKLLKRLFAALLFCVGLSFLL; from the coding sequence ATGGAATTTCTGCTCTATCTGGCGCTCGGCGCCTGCGCCGGGGTGTTGGCCGGGTTGTTCGGCGTCGGCGGCGGGATCATCATCGTCCCGGTGCTGGTGTTCAGTTTCACCTTGCAAGGTTTCGACGCATCGATCCTGACCCACCTGGCCGTCGGCACGTCGCTGGCGACGATCATCTTCACCTCGGTCAACGCGGTGCGCGAGCATCACCGTCGCGGCGCGGTGCGCTGGCCGATCTTCGTGTGGATGACCGTGGGCATCCTGATCGGTGCCGGTTTTGGCGCGCTGACCGCCGAAGCGATTTCCGGGCCGAACCTGCAGAAAATCATCGGTGTGTTCGCCCTGGTGATCGCCGTGCAACTGGCGCTGGAGGTCAAACCCAAGGCCAGCCGAACGGTGCCGGGTAAAGTCGGTCTGACCGTCGCCGGCACCGTGATCGGCTGGGCCTCGGCGATTTTCGGCATTGGCGGCGGCTCGCTGACCGTGCCGTTCCTGACCTGGCGCAGCGTGCCGATGCAGCAAGCGGTGGCGACATCATCGGCCTGCGGCCTGCCGATCGCCTTGGCAAGTGCATTAAGTTTCATGATTCTGGGCTGGCACGATCCGTTGCTCCCGGCCCATAGTCTCGGTTTTATTTATTTGCCGGCGCTGCTGGGCATTGCGCTGACCAGCATGGTCTTCGCCCGCATCGGTGCGCGACTGGCCCACAGATTGTCGCCAAAGTTGCTGAAAAGGCTGTTTGCCGCTTTGCTGTTCTGCGTTGGCCTGAGTTTCCTGCTCTGA
- the ptsP gene encoding phosphoenolpyruvate--protein phosphotransferase: MLNTLRKIVQEVNSAKDLKAALGIIVLRVKEAMGSQVCSVYLLDPETNRFVLMATEGLNKRSIGKVSMAPNEGLVGLVGTREEPLNLENAADHPRYRYFAETGEERYASFLGAPIIHHRRVVGVLVIQQKERRQFDEGEEAFLVTMSAQLAGVIAHAEATGSIRGLGRQGKGIQEAKFVGVPGSPGAAVGTAVVMLPPADLDVVPDKTITDISAELGLFKTAIEGVRADMRTLSAKLATQLRPEERALFDVYLMMLDDAALGSEVTTVIKTGQWAQGALRQVVTDHVNRFELMDDAYLRERASDVKDLGRRLLAYLQEERQQTLVYPDNTILVSEELTPAMLGEVPEGKLAGLVSVLGSGNSHVAILARAMGIPTVMGLVDLPYSKVDGIQMIVDGYHGEVYTNPSDVLRKQFAEVVEEEKQLALGLDALRDLPCITVDGHRMPLWVNTGLLADVARAQKRGAEGVGLYRTEVPFMINQRFPSEKEQLAIYREQLAAFHPQPVTMRTLDIGGDKSLSYFPIKEDNPFLGWRGIRVTLDHPEIFLVQTRAMLKASEGLNNLRILLPMISGIHELEEALHLIHRAWGEVRDEGCDVPMPPIGVMIEIPAAVYQTKELARQVDFLSVGSNDLTQYLLAVDRNNPRVADLYDYLHPAVLQALQNVVRDAHAEGKPVSICGEMAGDPAAAVLLMAMGFDSLSMNATNLPKVKWMLRQINLSKAKELLAELMTIDNPQVIHSSLQLALKNLGLARMINPAAIKPL, encoded by the coding sequence ATGCTCAATACGCTGCGCAAGATCGTCCAGGAAGTTAACTCCGCCAAGGATCTCAAGGCGGCGTTGGGGATTATTGTGTTGCGCGTCAAAGAGGCCATGGGCAGCCAGGTCTGCTCGGTCTACCTGCTTGACCCCGAGACCAACCGTTTCGTGCTGATGGCCACCGAGGGCTTGAACAAGCGCTCGATCGGCAAGGTCAGCATGGCGCCCAATGAAGGTCTGGTTGGCCTGGTCGGCACGCGTGAAGAACCCCTGAACCTCGAAAACGCCGCGGATCACCCGCGCTACCGCTACTTCGCCGAGACCGGTGAAGAGCGTTACGCCTCGTTCCTCGGGGCGCCGATCATTCACCACCGTCGCGTCGTCGGCGTGTTGGTCATCCAGCAAAAAGAACGCCGCCAGTTCGATGAAGGTGAAGAAGCCTTCCTCGTGACCATGAGCGCGCAGCTTGCCGGCGTTATCGCCCACGCCGAGGCCACCGGTTCGATCCGTGGCCTGGGCCGCCAGGGCAAAGGTATCCAGGAAGCCAAGTTCGTCGGCGTACCGGGTTCGCCGGGTGCGGCGGTCGGTACGGCGGTGGTCATGCTGCCTCCAGCCGACCTGGACGTGGTGCCCGACAAGACCATCACCGACATCAGCGCCGAACTGGGCCTGTTCAAGACCGCCATCGAAGGCGTACGCGCCGACATGCGCACCTTGTCCGCCAAGCTCGCCACGCAGTTGCGCCCGGAAGAGCGCGCCTTGTTCGACGTTTACCTGATGATGCTCGACGACGCGGCGCTGGGCAGCGAAGTGACCACGGTGATCAAGACCGGCCAGTGGGCCCAGGGCGCGTTGCGCCAGGTGGTCACCGATCACGTCAACCGTTTCGAATTGATGGACGACGCCTACCTGCGTGAGCGCGCATCCGACGTCAAAGACCTTGGTCGTCGCTTGCTTGCGTACTTGCAGGAAGAGCGCCAGCAAACCCTGGTCTATCCCGACAACACCATTCTGGTCAGCGAAGAACTGACGCCGGCCATGCTCGGCGAGGTGCCTGAAGGCAAGCTGGCGGGTCTGGTCTCTGTGCTCGGTTCCGGCAACTCCCACGTGGCGATCCTGGCGCGTGCCATGGGCATTCCGACGGTGATGGGCCTGGTCGACCTGCCGTATTCCAAGGTCGACGGCATCCAGATGATCGTCGACGGCTATCACGGCGAGGTCTACACCAACCCGAGCGACGTGCTGCGCAAGCAGTTCGCCGAGGTGGTCGAAGAAGAGAAGCAACTGGCCCTCGGGCTGGACGCCTTGCGCGATCTGCCGTGTATCACGGTCGATGGCCACCGCATGCCGCTGTGGGTGAACACCGGGCTGCTGGCGGACGTGGCGCGGGCGCAGAAACGCGGCGCCGAAGGCGTTGGCCTGTACCGCACCGAAGTGCCGTTCATGATCAACCAGCGTTTCCCGAGTGAAAAGGAACAGCTGGCGATCTACCGCGAGCAACTGGCCGCGTTCCACCCGCAACCGGTGACCATGCGGACGCTGGACATCGGCGGCGACAAGTCGCTGTCGTACTTCCCGATCAAGGAAGACAACCCGTTCCTCGGCTGGCGCGGCATTCGCGTTACCCTCGACCACCCGGAAATCTTCCTGGTGCAGACCCGCGCCATGCTCAAGGCCAGCGAAGGCTTGAACAACTTGCGGATTCTGCTGCCGATGATTTCCGGCATCCATGAGCTGGAAGAAGCCCTGCACCTGATTCACCGGGCTTGGGGCGAAGTTCGCGACGAAGGCTGCGACGTGCCGATGCCACCGATTGGGGTGATGATCGAGATTCCGGCTGCTGTTTATCAGACCAAGGAACTGGCGCGACAGGTCGACTTCCTGTCGGTCGGCTCCAACGACCTGACGCAATACCTGCTGGCCGTGGACCGCAACAACCCACGCGTCGCCGACCTCTACGACTACTTGCACCCGGCGGTGCTCCAGGCTTTGCAGAACGTGGTGCGTGACGCCCATGCCGAAGGCAAGCCGGTGAGCATCTGCGGCGAGATGGCCGGTGATCCGGCGGCGGCGGTGCTGTTGATGGCGATGGGTTTCGACAGCCTGTCGATGAACGCCACCAACTTGCCGAAAGTGAAGTGGATGCTGCGTCAGATCAATTTGAGCAAGGCCAAGGAATTGCTCGCCGAGCTGATGACCATCGACAACCCGCAGGTTATCCACAGCTCGCTGCAACTGGCGCTGAAGAACCTTGGGTTGGCGCGGATGATCAACCCGGCGGCGATCAAGCCCCTCTGA
- a CDS encoding LysR family transcriptional regulator has protein sequence MLSAELKAFYMVTRLGSITQAAKKLGLSQPTVTTQIRNLESQYSVELFYRGGRRLSVSDEGARLLPMVKTLMQQEADIEFFLRNCGQVQGTLRIAATAPYYILDLVKTFRERLPQVEVSVEIGNSQQVLEALEDYRVDVAASSQLLEDARLIRRVLGSDPLVLAVHRNHPLAAHDHVPLSALAGHTLLMREPGSTTRRMTEELLAGAGVSVGPLLEIGSRESIREAVLRNIGISLIARQEVPHDPQLRVLTIENAPLLPEYLYCLKERKNARLPAAFLGLAQEMSPA, from the coding sequence GTGCTGAGTGCCGAGCTGAAGGCGTTTTACATGGTTACCCGTCTGGGCAGCATCACCCAGGCGGCGAAGAAGCTCGGCCTGAGCCAGCCCACGGTGACGACGCAGATCCGCAACCTTGAAAGTCAGTATTCGGTGGAACTGTTCTACCGTGGCGGTCGTCGCCTGAGTGTCAGCGATGAAGGCGCGCGGCTATTGCCGATGGTGAAAACGCTGATGCAGCAGGAAGCCGACATCGAGTTTTTCCTGCGCAACTGCGGTCAGGTTCAGGGCACGTTGCGCATTGCCGCCACGGCGCCGTATTACATCCTCGATCTGGTGAAGACCTTCCGCGAACGCTTGCCGCAAGTGGAGGTGTCGGTGGAAATCGGCAACTCCCAACAGGTGCTTGAAGCGCTGGAGGATTACCGCGTCGATGTCGCGGCGTCCTCGCAGTTGCTGGAAGATGCGCGGTTGATTCGCCGGGTGCTCGGCAGCGATCCGCTGGTGCTGGCGGTACATCGCAATCATCCACTGGCGGCACATGACCATGTGCCGCTCAGCGCACTGGCCGGGCATACCTTGTTGATGCGCGAGCCGGGTTCGACCACTCGCCGCATGACCGAAGAGTTACTGGCCGGTGCCGGCGTGAGTGTCGGGCCGTTGCTGGAGATTGGCAGTCGCGAATCGATCCGCGAAGCGGTGCTGCGCAACATTGGCATCAGCCTGATTGCCCGACAGGAAGTGCCCCACGATCCGCAACTGCGGGTGCTGACCATCGAGAATGCGCCGTTGCTGCCGGAGTATCTGTATTGCCTGAAGGAGCGAAAAAACGCACGGCTGCCGGCGGCGTTTCTGGGGTTGGCGCAGGAAATGTCTCCGGCTTAG
- the cadR gene encoding Cd(II)/Pb(II)-responsive transcriptional regulator, whose product MKIGELAKLTDCAVETIRYYERENLLPEPARSDGNYRVYTQAHAERLTFIRNCRTLDMTLEEIRSLLALRDSPQDQCESVNALIDEHIHHVKARIDGLLALQAQLLDLRQRCGEGPDVDQCGILQRLEVSGGVVATEVEHSHVGRSHGH is encoded by the coding sequence ATGAAGATCGGAGAACTGGCGAAACTCACCGATTGCGCCGTGGAAACGATCCGCTATTACGAGCGCGAAAACCTGCTGCCGGAGCCGGCCCGCAGCGATGGCAACTATCGCGTCTACACCCAGGCCCACGCCGAGCGCCTGACCTTCATCCGCAATTGCCGCACCCTGGACATGACCCTCGAAGAAATCCGCAGCCTGCTGGCGCTTCGTGACAGTCCGCAGGATCAGTGCGAAAGCGTCAACGCGTTGATCGACGAGCATATCCATCATGTGAAAGCACGGATCGACGGTCTGCTGGCCTTGCAGGCACAACTGCTCGACCTGCGCCAACGCTGCGGCGAAGGGCCGGATGTCGATCAATGCGGGATTTTGCAGCGGTTGGAAGTGAGTGGCGGGGTTGTGGCGACGGAGGTTGAGCATTCACATGTGGGCCGAAGTCACGGCCATTGA
- a CDS encoding RNA pyrophosphohydrolase, with amino-acid sequence MIDPDGFRPNVGIILTNDAGQVLWARRINQDAWQFPQGGINPQETPEDALYRELNEEVGLEREDVEILACTRGWLRYRLPQRLVRTHSQPLCIGQKQKWFLLRLISNEQRVRMDLTGKPEFDGWRWVSYWYPLGQVVTFKREVYRRALKELAPRLLARD; translated from the coding sequence GTGATCGACCCCGATGGTTTCCGTCCTAATGTCGGGATCATTCTCACGAATGATGCCGGCCAGGTGCTATGGGCTCGCCGAATCAATCAAGATGCCTGGCAGTTTCCTCAAGGTGGGATCAACCCCCAGGAGACGCCGGAAGACGCCTTGTACCGCGAGCTGAACGAAGAAGTGGGCCTGGAGCGCGAAGATGTTGAAATACTCGCCTGCACCCGGGGCTGGTTGCGCTATCGTTTGCCGCAACGTCTGGTCAGGACTCACAGCCAACCGCTGTGCATCGGCCAGAAACAGAAGTGGTTTCTCCTGCGCCTGATCTCCAACGAGCAGCGGGTGCGGATGGATTTGACCGGTAAACCGGAGTTCGATGGCTGGCGCTGGGTCAGCTATTGGTATCCGTTGGGCCAGGTGGTGACATTCAAGCGCGAGGTGTATCGACGCGCTCTCAAAGAGCTTGCCCCGCGCCTTTTAGCGCGCGACTGA
- a CDS encoding NRDE family protein codes for MCLIVFAWRPGHAQPLIVAANRDEFYARPSLPLAQWSDAPQVYAGRDLEAGGTWLGVGANGRFAALTNIRDPHRPPGRKSRGELVARFLNGSLPIDDYLTDVVARSPEYGGFNLLIGNNNELWHFNARESEAVMLTPGVYGLSNAGLDTPWPKLLKARAALSEVLDDPQPQALLALLSDAQTAPFADLPDTGVGLATETLLSSVFIASQSYGTRASTALIVQADGSRHLVERSFGPYGGHLGEVEIKI; via the coding sequence ATGTGCCTGATTGTTTTCGCCTGGCGACCGGGTCATGCCCAGCCGCTGATCGTGGCGGCCAACCGCGACGAATTCTACGCCCGCCCCAGCCTGCCGCTGGCGCAATGGTCTGACGCACCGCAGGTTTACGCCGGCCGCGACCTGGAGGCCGGTGGTACCTGGCTCGGGGTCGGTGCCAACGGGCGCTTTGCTGCGCTGACCAATATCCGTGATCCGCATCGGCCGCCGGGGCGCAAGTCCCGCGGTGAACTGGTGGCGCGCTTTCTTAACGGGAGTCTGCCGATTGACGACTATTTAACCGACGTTGTCGCACGATCGCCGGAATATGGCGGTTTTAATCTGCTGATTGGCAACAATAACGAGCTCTGGCACTTCAATGCCCGGGAATCGGAAGCGGTGATGCTGACACCGGGGGTTTATGGGTTGTCGAACGCAGGGCTGGATACGCCGTGGCCGAAACTGCTCAAGGCCAGGGCGGCGTTGAGCGAGGTGCTGGACGATCCTCAGCCTCAGGCGCTGTTGGCGTTATTGAGCGACGCGCAGACCGCACCATTTGCCGACTTGCCGGATACCGGCGTCGGATTGGCGACCGAGACGTTGCTGTCGAGCGTGTTTATTGCCAGCCAGAGTTATGGGACGCGGGCGAGTACGGCGTTGATCGTGCAGGCGGATGGGTCACGGCATTTGGTTGAACGGAGTTTTGGGCCGTATGGCGGGCATTTGGGGGAAGTGGAGATAAAGATTTGA
- a CDS encoding thymidylate synthase yields MKQYLELVAHVIKNGTKQANRTGVNTISFPGAMLRYDLQEGFPAITTRKMAFKSAIGEMCGFLRGVNNAAEFRALGCKVWDQNANENAQWLANPFRQGDDDLGEIYGVQWRKWPAYKQIPVSNPAAIEQTLKQGYRQIAEGEENGQAYVVLYKAIDQVRQCIDTIIKDPGSRRILFHGWNCAQLDEMALPPCHLLYQFHPNVETKEISLTLYIRSNDLGLGTPFNLTEGAALLSLIGRLTGYTPRWFTYFIGDAHVYENHLDMLNEQLKREPFPMPKLVISDRVPEFAKTGVYQPEWLELVEPSDFSLEGYEHHAPMTAPMAV; encoded by the coding sequence ATGAAGCAATATCTCGAACTGGTCGCCCACGTCATCAAGAACGGCACCAAACAGGCCAACCGCACCGGCGTGAACACCATCAGTTTTCCCGGCGCCATGCTGCGTTATGACCTGCAGGAAGGTTTCCCGGCGATCACTACGCGCAAGATGGCCTTCAAATCGGCGATTGGCGAAATGTGCGGTTTTCTGCGTGGCGTGAACAACGCTGCCGAATTCCGCGCGTTGGGTTGCAAGGTCTGGGACCAGAACGCCAACGAAAACGCCCAGTGGCTGGCCAACCCGTTCCGCCAGGGCGACGATGACCTCGGTGAGATCTACGGCGTGCAATGGCGCAAATGGCCGGCGTACAAGCAGATCCCGGTCAGCAACCCGGCTGCCATCGAGCAGACCCTGAAGCAAGGCTACCGCCAGATCGCTGAAGGCGAAGAAAACGGCCAGGCCTACGTGGTGTTGTACAAAGCCATCGACCAGGTTCGCCAGTGCATCGACACCATCATCAAGGACCCGGGCAGCCGCCGCATCCTGTTCCACGGCTGGAACTGCGCCCAGCTCGATGAAATGGCTCTGCCGCCGTGCCACCTGCTGTACCAGTTCCACCCGAATGTCGAGACCAAGGAAATTTCCCTGACCCTCTACATCCGCTCCAACGACCTGGGCCTGGGCACGCCGTTCAACCTCACCGAAGGTGCTGCGCTGCTGAGCCTGATCGGTCGCCTGACCGGCTACACGCCACGCTGGTTCACCTATTTCATCGGTGATGCCCACGTCTACGAAAACCACCTGGACATGCTCAACGAACAGCTCAAGCGCGAGCCGTTCCCGATGCCGAAATTGGTGATTTCCGACCGCGTGCCGGAGTTTGCCAAGACTGGGGTGTATCAGCCGGAGTGGCTGGAACTGGTAGAGCCGAGCGACTTCTCGCTGGAAGGCTATGAACACCACGCGCCAATGACCGCGCCGATGGCGGTCTGA
- a CDS encoding HAD family hydrolase: MRLALFDLDNTLLGGDSDHAWGDYLCERGFLDAVAYKTRNDEFYQDYLAGRLDNAAYLNFCLEVLGRTEMATLDLWHSDYMRDCIEPIMLPKAIELLKKHRDAGDMLVIITATNRFVTGPIAERLGVETLIATECEMLDGRYTGRSTDVPCFREGKVTRLNRWLEETGYNLEDSYFYSDSMNDLPLLEQVANPVAVDPDPNLRAEAEKRGWPVISLRD, translated from the coding sequence ATGCGGCTGGCTTTATTCGACTTGGACAACACGCTTCTGGGTGGCGACAGCGATCACGCCTGGGGCGATTACCTGTGTGAGCGCGGCTTCCTCGACGCCGTTGCCTACAAGACACGCAACGACGAGTTCTACCAGGACTACCTGGCCGGCAGGCTGGACAACGCCGCCTACCTGAATTTCTGCCTGGAAGTGCTCGGCCGCACCGAAATGGCCACGCTGGATCTGTGGCACAGCGATTACATGCGCGACTGCATCGAACCGATCATGCTGCCCAAGGCGATCGAACTGCTGAAAAAGCACCGCGACGCTGGTGACATGCTGGTGATCATCACCGCCACCAACCGCTTCGTCACAGGCCCGATTGCCGAACGCCTGGGCGTCGAAACCCTGATCGCCACCGAATGCGAAATGCTCGACGGCCGCTACACCGGGCGCAGCACCGACGTGCCGTGCTTCCGTGAAGGCAAGGTGACACGGTTGAATCGTTGGCTGGAAGAGACCGGGTACAACCTGGAAGACAGCTATTTCTACAGCGACTCGATGAATGATCTGCCGTTGCTGGAGCAGGTGGCGAATCCGGTGGCGGTTGATCCAGATCCGAATCTGCGGGCCGAGGCCGAGAAGCGTGGCTGGCCGGTGATTTCATTGCGCGACTGA